One part of the Desulfurococcaceae archaeon genome encodes these proteins:
- a CDS encoding SPFH domain-containing protein: MPFAELIVALIFAIIVLAIILSHIKVIPEYKRLVIFRLGKLVAIKGPGLVFLVPLIDRGVEVDLREFVLDIPPQTCITKDNAPVDVDLLIYMKIFEPQLAVTAVQNYLAAATGIAVTTLRAIIGDMQLDDVLARREYINSTLRAKLDEVTDRWGIKVTSVEIKEIKPPREVQEAMIKQMAAERTKRAMILEAEGKRTSAILEAEGQREAMIKKGEGEKQYEILVAEGRKTALELIQEAATKLGTNALLLQYLDALKAVAQSPATKIVIPLELLAGFSKVLGAVTTRSEEKTQD, encoded by the coding sequence ATGCCCTTCGCTGAGCTAATAGTGGCTTTAATATTTGCGATAATAGTTCTCGCTATAATACTAAGCCATATAAAGGTAATACCGGAGTACAAGAGGCTGGTCATATTCAGGCTTGGCAAGCTAGTTGCCATCAAGGGCCCCGGCCTGGTCTTCTTAGTACCGTTAATTGATAGAGGCGTGGAGGTGGACTTAAGGGAGTTCGTACTGGACATCCCGCCGCAGACCTGCATTACCAAGGACAACGCGCCAGTAGATGTCGATTTACTAATATACATGAAGATCTTCGAACCGCAGCTCGCCGTTACGGCAGTACAGAACTACCTCGCGGCTGCGACGGGGATAGCCGTTACAACGCTCAGAGCTATAATAGGTGACATGCAACTAGACGACGTCCTGGCCAGGAGGGAGTACATAAACTCAACCCTCAGAGCTAAGCTAGACGAGGTCACGGACAGGTGGGGTATTAAGGTTACCAGCGTGGAGATCAAGGAGATAAAGCCGCCGAGAGAAGTCCAGGAGGCGATGATCAAGCAGATGGCTGCCGAGAGAACCAAGAGGGCAATGATACTGGAAGCCGAAGGCAAGAGGACGTCGGCAATTCTCGAAGCGGAAGGGCAGAGAGAAGCCATGATTAAGAAAGGTGAAGGCGAAAAGCAGTACGAGATACTCGTGGCCGAGGGTAGGAAGACTGCGCTAGAGCTGATACAGGAGGCGGCTACGAAGCTCGGAACAAACGCGCTACTGCTACAGTACCTAGATGCCTTGAAGGCAGTTGCGCAGAGTCCTGCTACAAAAATAGTCATACCGTTAGAGCTACTAGCAGGTTTCAGTAAAGTGCTTGGAGCCGTTACCACACGTAGCGAAGAGAAGACCCAAGACTAA
- a CDS encoding DUF6054 family protein yields the protein MVLAHGVVARIYASFDRVISLLRPEREFSNVYIEVLNTKPGVAIAIGEKYFIRAGNYLALALIFVEEERSTLVKAIATGGRRGPLDLFDLGSSRDYAVESITRMCEALRAECEVLREVDYLDASKSEVLRVT from the coding sequence TTGGTTTTGGCGCACGGCGTCGTAGCACGCATTTATGCCTCTTTTGACCGCGTTATTAGCCTATTGAGGCCTGAAAGGGAGTTTTCGAACGTGTATATCGAGGTACTTAACACTAAACCCGGAGTTGCCATAGCTATTGGAGAGAAGTATTTTATTAGGGCAGGCAACTATCTAGCTTTAGCCCTCATATTCGTCGAGGAAGAAAGGAGTACCCTAGTTAAAGCTATTGCCACCGGTGGTAGAAGAGGACCTCTGGACCTCTTCGACCTTGGATCCTCGCGAGACTACGCGGTAGAATCCATAACGCGTATGTGCGAAGCGCTAAGAGCGGAGTGCGAGGTGCTTAGAGAGGTAGACTATTTAGATGCTTCAAAGTCAGAAGTGCTTAGAGTAACCTGA
- a CDS encoding alcohol dehydrogenase catalytic domain-containing protein: MKAIVLYGPRKLEVTGTSVPVLPRGWVLVKTELVGICGTDKAFYTGTYKLLKTPLIPGHEVVGVVVEGSEELKGKRVVPEINFPCGKCEYCRLGLYTHCTGKKTLGIDLDGGMAEYFIAPVEALHVYPGPPEMGIFVEPLAAVLRALMLRPPKPGDKVAVIGTGNLAWLVVQALKKLYELHVELVVREGSVKAKHFKDLVDGIVHSSELVESTYDVVFEVSGDPNALNTAIRLVKPRGIIHLKSTPGTGAHANMTSMVVKEAEIVCSRCGTFREFKYAVKLLVGGKVVPRLDRVYKLDDGREAFEESLKPEYFKVAIRA; this comes from the coding sequence AGGTACAAGTGTACCCGTACTGCCTCGAGGCTGGGTTTTAGTGAAGACGGAGCTTGTGGGTATATGCGGCACAGACAAAGCATTCTATACTGGTACCTACAAGTTACTTAAAACACCATTAATACCGGGACACGAAGTTGTAGGCGTGGTGGTTGAGGGGTCGGAAGAGCTTAAAGGTAAACGAGTTGTCCCCGAAATAAACTTTCCTTGCGGTAAGTGCGAGTACTGTAGGCTAGGACTCTACACACACTGCACGGGCAAGAAGACCCTCGGAATAGACCTTGATGGTGGCATGGCAGAGTACTTTATAGCGCCAGTAGAGGCGTTGCACGTATATCCCGGGCCTCCAGAAATGGGTATATTCGTGGAGCCCCTAGCGGCCGTTTTAAGGGCCCTAATGCTTAGACCTCCTAAGCCTGGAGATAAAGTCGCTGTCATTGGTACGGGCAACCTTGCGTGGCTTGTAGTACAGGCACTCAAGAAGCTCTACGAACTGCACGTAGAGCTTGTTGTAAGGGAAGGCAGCGTCAAGGCAAAGCACTTTAAAGACCTTGTAGATGGAATTGTGCATTCCAGCGAGCTCGTGGAATCCACGTATGACGTCGTGTTTGAGGTCAGCGGCGATCCCAACGCGTTAAATACGGCTATTAGACTCGTTAAGCCACGCGGCATAATACACTTGAAGTCAACACCGGGGACGGGGGCGCATGCTAATATGACTTCGATGGTGGTGAAAGAAGCCGAAATAGTGTGCTCTAGGTGCGGTACTTTCAGGGAATTCAAGTACGCCGTGAAGCTACTTGTCGGCGGAAAAGTAGTACCGAGGCTGGACAGGGTCTACAAACTGGACGATGGCAGGGAAGCGTTTGAAGAGTCGCTAAAGCCCGAGTACTTCAAGGTCGCTATAAGGGCTTAG